The genomic region GGATAGTGCCGGAGATCGTCCTGGGCGACATTGACCGGTTGCGCCAGCTCTTCGCTAACCTCGTCGACAATGCGCTGACGTACACACCCGCCGGTGGGTCGGTTCGCATCACCGCGACTCGGGATGCGGGTACCACGCGCGTGGCCGTCATCGATACCGGATGCGGGATCGCGCCGGAGGATCTACCCCATGTGTTTGAGCGGTTTTACCGCGCGGACCGGGCGCGCACCCGCGCGTCGGGGGGAAGCGGGCTCGGCTTGGCGATCGCGCGCTGGATCGTTGACGTCCACGGTGGCCGTATTGATGTCGATAGTCAGCGTGGGCACGGCACCAGGGTCAACGTGTGTCTGCCACTGGCTCAGACATCTTCGTTCGGACGGGACCGTGAACGTGAGCCTGACCCTGAGCCCATGAACGGAGAACTGTCATGACGTGGAACGGTGAAGGATGGACTGCGTCCCGCTGTTTTCTGGCGGTCCACGCTATGGGCTGGGGCACGGCCACGGCCTCCCGGGTCGTCCGTGCCGATTTCGGCGGCGTTCATGGCGGCCATCACCGCCCGCACGACGCGGCTCCCGCGTCTCGGCGCGCCCCCCGGCAGCGTTGGCGTCGTCTCCCACATGACGCTCCTCAATCTTCTCTATCGACTGTGCGACGTTCGCCTGCTCAAGCGCTTGGCTTGCGCCGGGGACGGCTTCCCAGGCACATTGGTCTGATCCTCGATGGTAACCGTCGCTACGCGAGGGAGGCCGGCCTGAGCGGGGCGGAGGTATACAGGCTCGGAGCCGGCAAAATCGACGACGTTCTCCAGTGGTCTCACACGCTAGGCATTTCGGAGGTCACGGTCTGGGTGCTCTCCATCGACAATCTGGAACGGCCCCCGGACGAGGTGGAGCCGTTCCTGCGAGTGATCGAGGCGAAGCTTCGTGAGCTGGCCCGACACCCCGCGACGATCGCCTGTCGGCGCCACATTCGCGCCGTCGGCCGCCTCTCCGTGCTCCCAGCATCACTTCGACAGGCCATCGACGAGGCCGAACGCGCCACGGCGGACCATACACGCTGCCAGCTGAACCTCGCCGTTGGCTACAGCGGCCGCCAGGAGATCGCCGACGCGGTCGTGGCGCTGATCCGGGCCCGCCTCAAGCCCGGCATGACGGTGGACGAACTCGTTGCAGAGGCCACGCCGGAGGAGATCGGGCAACGGGTGTACGCCAACGGGAGCGACGATCCCG from bacterium harbors:
- the uppS gene encoding polyprenyl diphosphate synthase, which produces MRRSPAQALGLRRGRLPRHIGLILDGNRRYAREAGLSGAEVYRLGAGKIDDVLQWSHTLGISEVTVWVLSIDNLERPPDEVEPFLRVIEAKLRELARHPATIACRRHIRAVGRLSVLPASLRQAIDEAERATADHTRCQLNLAVGYSGRQEIADAVVALIRARLKPGMTVDELVAEATPEEIGQRVYANGSDDPDLIIRTSGEIKLSGFLLWQGVYSEYYFCDVPWPVFRRVDLLRALRSYQHRDRRFGV